From Veillonellaceae bacterium, the proteins below share one genomic window:
- a CDS encoding L,D-transpeptidase family protein — protein WGIYGIHGTNKPWSIGQFASHGCIRMRNKDVEELFEWVPVGTPVRIEGRKVNVQRALKYQTTGSDVVMLQMKLKELGYLSTRADGIYGKVTEEAVSRFQAEHGLETTGVANKSTLDLLGILGK, from the coding sequence TGGGGAATTTATGGAATTCATGGTACTAACAAGCCATGGTCAATAGGTCAATTTGCCAGCCACGGTTGTATTAGAATGAGAAATAAAGATGTTGAAGAATTGTTTGAATGGGTTCCGGTAGGAACACCCGTCCGCATCGAGGGGCGTAAGGTTAATGTTCAACGTGCATTAAAATATCAAACTACAGGCTCGGATGTAGTAATGTTGCAAATGAAACTTAAAGAGTTAGGGTATCTTAGCACAAGAGCGGATGGAATTTACGGTAAGGTAACTGAGGAAGCAGTCAGCCGTTTTCAAGCAGAACATGGGCTAGAAACGACAGGTGTTGCTAATAAATCTACATTGGATTTATTAGGTATATTAGGTAAGTAG